The Jaculus jaculus isolate mJacJac1 chromosome 14, mJacJac1.mat.Y.cur, whole genome shotgun sequence nucleotide sequence ACAAATCCTAATCACATAAGAAATGTGAGTCTGAGTTTTAGATTAGGAACATTGTACTGTGAACTTTCACAAATGTTTAAGACAGACATCTTTTAAGAAACCGTGGCATTCCCACCTCAATCTCTGTTCATGGTCTCGTGCTATTCCTCTTGTGTTTGCTGCCTCAGATCTATGTGAAATTGCCACTAGCATCCTTGACTGCTCAGCCTTCATCACTGCACGCACTGACGTTTCATGCTCTGAGAAGGATCAATGGCAGCACGGTGCTTGAGCTCCCGTTACTCAGAAGACACTCATTGTCTGAATGACACGTGCTGGTGTGTGAGTGGGCTTTTGATTTCTGTCGTCTTACTTTGTAGGAAGAGTCTAGATGGCCCACAGGTGAGAGCAATCATGTGTATAAATCCTCTGTCATTCTAAGAAGATGGAacctttagagaaaaaaaaaaaaaagaactatctgGTTTCCTTCTTAAAGTAAAGACTGTTATCTAAGAAAATGTGTCATTAATATTGTTAGGAGAGGgcaggaaagggagagagtgtgtaTAATAAGGAGAGGAGAAGTGAGGTAATGAATTGGTAAAGAAGAGACTACTgagaaataagagaagaaataagagaaggaaagttatgagaaaaaaaggaaaaagtctaAAACTTTGATAGCTTGACTATACACAAAGTTATTGCCTATTATCCTCATAGTATTAATTTCTTACAGCAGCACActctgagtttgtgtgtgtgtgtgtgtgtgtgtgtgtgtgtgtgtgtgtgtgttcaggtgtgtgtaagtatatgtgtgtgtgtgcaaaattACATGTTCCTGTGTGCAATGGTGCATTTGGAGTCATGATGTTAACCTTAGATGTCTTTGTTAGTCACATTCTATTTTAATCTTTGAGACAAGATGCACCAAGTATGCTAGAGTTCATCCATTAGTCTGGCCTAGATGGCAGGCAAACCTCAGAGATGGGCACCCTGTCACAAAGCCAGACGctcagagtggtgcatgtgtctgcagttcctgtGCAGGGGCTGGGAGCTCTGATACACACATACTCAGTCTGCCTGTTTCTCACTCTatgtcttcctctcaaataagcaaaaatttaaaaagtaattttaaaaagtgcttaaaaACACTAACCAGAATAGTCATACACTACAACAAAGAAATCACTTAAGTTAAAATGAGGGATGTTTACCAAAAATGTAAACATTTGTCTTTGCTCTGTGCTGGTGATTGTCATTTTCTTAGTGACAGACGGTGTGAACGAACTCTGCGTTGCCTTTCTGGGGTGACCCTAGAAAGTCTGAAACATCGGTTCACCCACCATTTGGCCCTCCCAAAGAGGGGAGGGTAGCTTTCACACTGGTGGCTCTTCCagagcagcaggagtgtgaggagTGGCCTGAGTCCCAGGTCTGAAACCTGGGGATGGAGATCCACACATTAGAGTGGGGCAGAAAGTGTCTAATTTATTAAATGtgcattttttcaaggtagtgtcccactgtagttcaggctgacctgaaattcactgtgtagtcacagggtgccCTGGAATTCCtgatgatccttctatctctgcctcccaagtgctgggattaaatgtgtgcaccaccacacccggcataatgtatatttttaaacgaAGTTATACATAACACCTAGCAAGTTCCTCTTCCCCCGGTGACTACATAGTTTATCAGGCTTCTTCATCTGATTTTTTGtaaggttaatttttatttacaattttatttgaCATGTAGTATTTGTACCTTATATGCAGTGCATTTACAAATAATGTACCCATCATGGTTCTTTTCTCACCACCCTGAAGATTTTGGATGTATCAGCCTGGGCACATCACACAGCTTGTGGCCTTGGCGTGTGCACTAGCCTATGAGTGAGACACACAAGAGCCGAACCAATCACCTGCTTCAGGTCTTCGATTAAATATCTTTGCTTAATGAGTTCTCTTGTCATGACAAACGAGTTCTTATGACCATGTACTCACTACCCCAGATACCTGGCTCCTACATTCTCATTTCACCTAGcacggctccttttttttttttttttaacacagcaACAAGTTTATTCCCATTCTGTTGTTTTTCCTTAAGTACGATATGAGGGCCATGATGGCCAGGTCCTTTGCCTGCTTGTTTACTAAAATTTCTCCATCactaaaaaaataagttatgtaCCCATATCAGTGCTGAAGTAAAGATGAGAGATCCATCCCATCTAGAAACTTCTCTCTGATTATTTGACTGTTACTATATTTcctagaataaaaataataataatattattattatgagcAAATAGAGAAGGTTTTCTGCATAGGTAGGAGATAAACATGGGGTGGTGTTCTATCCTGCTCCGCTCCTTAGATGTCATTGTCTTCTGCTGACCCTCCTTTGATGACTATCACTTGTAAACAGCCAAAGGAAAGCTGCCTCTCATTGTTTCTTTTCACCTCACTTCCCTTGGTAACTTTACTAATCAAAATTAATTGATGTGAGTTACATGTCCAAataacaaatgtttttatttccagAGATGATATGACATCCCTGTAGAGAAACTGTTGGGATTATTACAGGTAGAGTGATAATTATTTTCCACAAGGAGATGGGCTCCAGGTCCCAAATATTCATGCACCTTAGTGTTCAGATGGCTGCTTTTTAACCTGCCATTGATGCTGTCCCTGCAGCTCCTGCCAAGACCCAAACATCAGATTTGTAAGTAGCATTTTTTTACATGTTATCCTTGTGGAAGGAATAGAATTCACCTAAAATTTCCAGCAGGACAGAGTATGCGAACCAGCACTTCTGGAGCTAGCATGAGAGGATGAGAGCAAACCAGGCAGGAAGGGAGCGACCTACAGAAACCAGAAAATACTGAGACCTGTGTTCACATGCTCCCAGCTGGATAGAGCATGAGAGCACCTCCAGGCAGGAGGGGACTGACCTGGGGCATTAAGAAAAGCACCGTCCTCCCGTCTGACTGGTCCTCGCCATATTCTGTGGCGAAGGCACTGGCCTGGAAACCATTCCTTCCCAGCCTTTGCGTACTGCCTTGTGAATGACAGTGAGCCGCTGCTTCTCAGCTACCACTGTGGAGGAGCTGCAGAGCCACAGTCggctccttccacctccccagctgaCAGAACCCAAGCTCGCTCTCATCACATCCTCGTCTTGACGATCCTCTCCACTCCGTCAGAATCATTATTCCCTGGAAGGTAggtttcctccctgcccctgttcACACAAGAGCAAAGTTCTGCAGTTTATCAAGAGCCATTTGACTTTCTCAAATTCTTAAAATCCTCTAAAAGAGCTATCGTGTTTACAGAGGACACTAACAATGGAAAATATACCAATTATGaaaaattacatagtaaatgGTAATCACTTCACATAACCTTTTGCATGTATCTTAAAACAAGTGATGGGAAGCAAAAGAGCAAATGACTGAatcagaaggaaaagagagattcTGTCTTACAGAATACAAGCATCTTtaatgttcgtgtgtgtgtgtgtgtgtgtgtgtgtgtgtgtgtgttttgttcctAGAATGCTAGATAAAGCTTGccatatttccttttaaaaactgattAACATGGTGACTAAATGTAGCTTGGGTAGCATTGCTTGTTAATATAGTGAATTATAGTAGGATTGGATGATGTTATTGTTTTGTTACCATGCTCAATGTCCATTTTGTGCACTCAGCTCTATAAATATTTCTTGTGAGCAAATGGTTCAGGAACCCACCAGATGAAATTAGGTACTCTTTGCACAGAGCATCATCTCCTTAGCTCACTGGTTACCCCCCAAAAATAAGGCTGTGAGAAAAGTAGGATCCATATTTGATATTATTCTCCTTTTGTTATGAAATAGTTTGTCATAAAGTATTCTAAGGCTACCCAATATCTAGTTATTCTATTTAGGTTTGTATATTGTTTCAAACAGGGTTTAACTTTGTGGCCCAGGCTTTTCTAGAACTCCCTGTGTAGGCTTGGACTTACCACAGTGCTCCGGCCTCACCTTCCTGAGGGTGAGGACGTCAGACCTGCGCCCCTGTGCCACACAGCTGGCACTGTTTATGTTTAACTGCGTTTCTGTCTCAGAGAAGATATTAACTTGTGTCCTTTTGACACTGAAATCCTATGCACTTCCACTTCAAAAttcttttctcaaaatattttcatttatggtgtgtgtgtgtgtgtgtgatgggagagagagagaaagagaagaagaagaggaggaggagaaggaggagagagagaatgggtgcaccaggggatCTTGCTACTACAAAAGAACTACAGGTGGAAATACCACTACTGTAtactttgaatggatgccccACAGCAGCCTCAGATGTTcttttaaagcttgtaatttggatttctagctacctggctggaagaggaggtgtcattgtgggATGATCCTGGGGTACATCCCTGAGGTGTGTTTATGAGAAGACCTGAATTCCCAGCCCAAAGTTATGCACAGCAGTCTGACCTCAGTCTCCtgtctgctgtttgttgcctATTTTGTGGTTGCTTATGGTGCCAGCAGTTTGGTGTAGCCTCTGTttagatttatgaatgggaggcaGCTTACTGTACCATTGTGGAACTACCCTGGATCTGAAAGCTGAATTAAATCCCTTCCTgccctaaactgtgcctgatttggatgcTCATCTCAGCAACAAGGCATGACTACaaacccactttgtgcatctggctttatatgaggaCTCATGGACCAAACTCTACAGAACCCTAGTCCCAGagagtttgcaagcaaacatcttgaaccactgagcaacctcctcaGCCCAAGCTCCTTTATCTAACCAGGACCCCAGCAACATTTGCCATCTATCCTGGTGTCTTCTTCATAATACTTTTTAGCCATTATCTCTCAGGTTCAGGCCATTGCATGCCCTCCAGCAGCTGGCATCACAGAGGCGATGTAATTTCAGAAGTGAGATCCTTTATTTCAGTCAGCCAGTTTACCAAAAAGCGCAGTGTCTTGGAAGCCAGTGAGCACTGCTCGCTTAACTACCTTTATCATTTCAGGGACAGGATCATGCACAGGTTGACTGTTCAGAGGAGAAGATTGATCCTGAGGACCTATGGAGAAAGCTTGCATGTTAGGGGCTCTCTGAGCCCAGGACTCCCCTCTTGGAGCATTCTAAGGGGATTTCTCTTGGATCTCCACTAGAATAAAGGGGTCTCTGTGGCTAAAATGCTTCAGTATTCTACCTTCTCTTCATTTTCCATTGGGAAAAAATTAGACACCTAAGTGGGTTTGCTTGATGCCTGGCAGCATTGAGTTCTGAGAGAGTTGTACAGACATGTTTGACTGTACAAGGGCTGGTCTGACTTTGGCTCCAGAGGGAGGtgagcttttttttcctttccactgtAAGAGACAGTGCCAAATGGCATGGTGACAGGTTATGTCCTTGTGAGAAAGATAGAACAGCTAAGAAACAGTTAATCTTATAACTCGTgcataaaaagaggaaaattggACATGGGTATTTTCACAATTTAAGTGGTACTAATGATGTTTCTCTGATTTCTCTGAACTGAGCCTCACAGTATCAGGTCATAATGCTTAGGGCTCTTGTGTTTCAGGTACTGACTAACAGACATGCCCATATCTTCCATGTTCTGCTttgaatcctcctaccttggaagCATGTGCAGATATGATGCATTTGTATTGTCTTGACTGGTAGCAGATATCATATTATCTAtatataaaccatatatatatatatatatatatatatatatatatatatatataactcatATCACATATcccatatataaaatgtataaaccatatatatatatatatcatatatataattttcactcTATTTCAAATAATTCAGATTTTTCACAGTTTGCATGTACTGATACAATGCTTTAGATACACAGAGTgcatgagctctgcctgggggttcctgaagtatgcttgcTCAAGGTggtgttttctttcctctctgtctctctttctggaTCTGGTAAAGATGGCCAGTTTCTTTTGCCATTTTGGAAcatcccctggacctgtaagcttcaaataaaggCTATTCCCCCATAGAAGAAAAgcatacaacaacaaaaacaaaacaacgctTATTTTCACAACTTAATAGGAAAGTGGTCTTATATTTGTCATCCTATTTTTGCATCATTCCTGTActaactaaattaaattttaagtaaaaattgttttaatgactagagatatgactcagtggataaaggcatgATTGTAAAACCTGATAGTCTGGGTGCAATACTCTagtgtctacataaagccagatgcacaaaactggtacatgtgtgtggagtttgcttacagcagcaggaggccctgatgtgcctattttctcctcccccaataagtaaatatatattaagaCTTCTCTTTTATTCTGCCAGAAAAATTGTTGCATTGTTACATTTTCATTCTATTTGTCCATGGGTTAGGCTTACAGAATGGTTTAGGAATtaacaagaaatttaaaaataataaaggataaGAGTGTTTATAGTAgtctaatgaaaaaaaaacaatatgagaaaaacatatttaaaaacagatgAGTAAATATTTAAGAGGAAAAGTATCATATATTTCTTCATGCACCCTGGTGGCTATCATTTTCTTTAAAGCCAGAAATTCTGAGCTTTGCTAATTTTCCACATTTTACCAATGATAAGACCTGAACAATGGGTTAGGGTTAGTATTAATATATCTGGCACAGGGCCTCATCATATCATGTTTTAGTCTTATTTGTAAAGCATGGTGAATATTTCAGACACTAATAACATGTAAAAAATCAGTTTATGGttcaataaaatttaatatgAATATATTCCTATAGCTGAAAGACCAGGTAATACTTTGAAATGTAGGAAACTTAAGAGAAAGGACATTTTATTGTTGCTTGTGGATGGTAGGTAGCGGTGATTGGGAGGCACAGCCTTTTACATGGCATGGCAGAAGTCATCCTGTGTATTTATCAACTGTCTCCAGCATCTGATATTGAGTGACTTCCCAGGAATATGACAAAATGGACTCCAGAGACATGACTGTGGGAGTCATCTTCCTGTTCCAGACTGCCCTGGGAATCCTGGGAAACTCTGCCTgcctttccctcttcttcctcgcTGACTTCACTAGGAGCAAAGTGAAGCCCACAGACCTGATTGTCAAGCACCTGAACTGGGCCAACCTCATGGTTCTTCTCCTCAAAGGAGTCCCCCAGACAATGGCTGCCTTTGGTATGAGTTATTTTCTAGATGATATTCTGTGTAAACTCATCTTTTATTTCCACAGAGTGGCCAGAGGAGTATCCCTTGGTTCCACGTCACTCTTGAGTGTCTTTCAGGTCATCACAATCAGCCCCAGCAATTCCATGTGGGTACAGCTCAAGGTCAGAGCCAATACCACGTTCATTTGGTCAGGCCTGGGCCTGTGGTGGGCCCTTCAGCTGCTGGCAAATATTGCCATTCCCATGAGGGTGACTGATCTGTTGAGTGCCAGAAATCTGACTGGGTCTAGAGACTATGTGTACTGTGCTACTGTGGATCCTGGCACTAAAATCAACATGTATGTTGTCCTGTTGGCCTCCACAGATGCCATGTGTTTGGGACTCATGGCATTGTCCAGTGGTTCCATGGTGCTTATCCTAACAAAGCACAGGCAGAGAGTCCAACACATTCACAGCTCCCAGATTCCTCGGTCCTCCCCTGAGGCCAGAGCCACCCACAGCATCCTTACTATAGTGAGCAGCTTTGTCCTCTTTTATACAATTTCTCTCATCCTAACTATGTATTTGACTTACTATGATGGACGTAACAGGTGGTTAGTCAATGCCAATGTAGCAATGTCTGCATGCTTCCCGGCCCTCTGCCCCTTTCTGCTCATCAGCCAGTACACTGCTATTTCTAACCTATGCTGTGTTGAGTCATATAAGAAAACAGTCTGTCCTTGTGTGGTCATAGAGCTGTAAAAGTTGTATCATTTTCTCGTTCTCTTTACATTTTCTATTCTGTTACTATGATCTCTGTTTGTAGCTTTCTCAATAGATACACATTGTAGACAACGCCCATCCCAAACCACCATTTTAATAGTCTTCATCTTAAGCTATTGCTTAAGGCAGGATGCACATGTTATGATTATTCTAAGTTGATTCCATGCAATATCAGAGAGACTTGTACTTTGAACTATAAACATTGTAGTGAGTATTCGGAggagaatttatttattatttatttatttgagagtgacagacacagagagaaagaggcagagagagagatagacagagacagagagagagcaagcgggagagagagagagagagaatgggtgtgccagggccttcagccactgcaaatgaactccagatgcatgtgcccccttgtgcatctggctaacatgggccctagggaatcaagccttgaaccggagtccataggcttcacaggcaagggcttaactgctaaggcaaaTCTCCAGCCTGGAAGGAGAATTTTTAGTCAGCACTCTCATGGGTGGACAGGGTCACTCATTACACATATGTCATTGGTACATCATACCAGAGGAAGAATCCAGAGTCGAGACCATTTTGCAGATGTCCAAGAGTAAGAGTGGCATGAATGGCACCCTAAAATTAGGAAATGTTAGTAACTTTGGAGAATTTTGAACAGAAAAACTACGTATGTCAAGTCCTAGGAATAGTGAACAGACCTGGAAGTCTGAAATGTGTGGTGGAGCAATATGTGTGCCACATTAAGATAACTGTTCAGATAAAAATAGTCAAAAATGAAAGTGAGGAATTGTAAAGCAATAGTAGttgatttttaaatacttaagcTTTAAGAAAGAATGATTTTATACAAGGATAAGTAATGGAGGAAGAATATGAACCTCTATGTTCCTGGGAATATGCACTCTTTTGATATCCAGCTGTCCATATGAAGACCATAAGGATGACTAGGAAAACAGTAAGCATAAGTGATCTAGGGCAGTTATACCTTGAATTGTGTTTGACTTGTAGGGGAACCTACATTTGGGGGTAATTTCCATCCACATATGGAGATCACTTTCATGGGACACATAAAGTTTATGCCTCTAACATGTGGAAAATGGCATTTAGACTAGGTCTCAGTATATCAAAACCTCATCGTAGGAAACTGAGTTTTTCCGTTGTGAGTGAGGAATGGCTGTGCCCTGACCGGTGCCTCTCCATGCCACAGCTGATATCAAAGCAGCATTGGACTTCCAAGGGTAACTTTCTTACTTTGACTTCCCAGTCTCAGACCATGTGGTATTCAACTGGAGCTCGGTGAGTGTTGCTCTTGGATATGGTCCTATTCTTTCAGAGAGCGGATCCTGTACAGGAAGAATTCACACACAGTAGAGGATCTAACCTGAGGCCTGAGCTCACCACAGTGCAGGAAGCCTACAGTAGAAAGGATCCTTGGGCCCCGAAGCCCTCTTCTGGAAGCTCTTTGAAAAGGAAATTACTGTGGGATCCTTAAGAGCAAGAGCAAAGGGCTCCAAGATTGAAATGGTTCATGATTATGGTCAGAGTGAGCCCTGTTCattttcatggtgattctttCCTAATCTATTCGTTGAGATGGCAGAGGATCTGGCAGACTTATGTGAGTAATAACACCACTCCCACAGATTAGAAGATTCTGGATTCAGTTTTCTGGATTTTCTGGTGACAAATTCTGGGGCAGATAACAGTTATTTTTGTCCTCTAATCAAAGTGCCTAGTGGCATAGTGACAGGATCTTTGTAATTCTTAAAGTCAGTAACAGTAACCAGAATTTAATTTCAGAAATCTCTGTCAGCAGACAAAACAGACTTCTAAAGATTCACATTTCAAATAAGCCCAGTGAGCTTTCTCCTACAGTACTGGAGTGGGACTCTCCTAATCAGGGCTCAATCGACCCGTGTCTGAAGCCTTGGTTTCCGGGTGGCACTGCTATCTCACTATTTGGATCCTTAGGAAACTTAGTAAGAACTAATGGCTCAGACATTTTTGTACCATCACTTAGAAAATACCAAATTAACTATACAAAGTATAATTTGTGCATTTATCTCCATTCCAAATTTTTAGTAATTTTAATTGACCAGTGATTTCTTTCTAGGTTaaaaatgacacatttttttttcatctatattATCCTAATGCTGAGCCAATTTTGCTCTCAATCCTGCAGTAAATAagcaaactttttattttaattaattaattttaattttaattaattaataattataattcaTTACTATGGACTTTTGATACACTCAGTTTAATAGAAGTGCGATATTGGCCTACAAACACTTTTATATGTCAAGGGTGTATTTAAAAATACAGGCaaggcagacgcacaaaggtgaggaaggtGCAGGGTCACACGTGCCTCTAGGAGGCGCAGGCATTGGTGTTCGACTGccatgtctgaggccctggcacaacaaccCATCCCCCGCCGCccaaccctctctctctatctgtctctacttctctctatcttgattaaaaaaaaaaagaagaagaagaagaagaagaaagaagaaagaaagaaaaaacccacaGGCAAGGAATTTGTAAAAACCACAGAACAGAAAATGAAAGGAGAGCTTACACTGGGATCAGAAGTATTTACCAATAAAGCAGTCTCCTTCCTTGTGCTCTTATGGCTGTTTTGCACTTTGTGACAGAGATTCTTAGTTCCAGCAACTCCGTGCTGTTAAGCATGGTGAAAAACTGATATACATATCAAGAACAATATTTATAGTTTATGGTGTACTTCAGTGTCCTTACTTATGCCATTCcaccattgaaaaaaaaaaaaaatcaggggatactataaaacatgaaaaagacaaaaatcattaTTACTGATGAATTAAAGGTAAAGACTATAGAGTGTTCTCATTTATCCCATATCATAATGAAAGTAGTCCTGCAAGCCAATCAAGCATCCTGTGCATTTGATACTGAGGGACCGTCGTCTGGGAAGATGACAGAATGGTCGCcagaaactgctaaaggaaataGTCTTTCTGTCAGAGACTCCGCTGGGAATCCCTGGGAACTGTGCCAGCCTTGGCTACTTTATTCTCACTGACATCACTGGGAGAAAAGTGAAGGCCACAGATGTGATTCTCAAGCATCTGATTGAGGCCGACTTCATGGATCTTCTCTTTAAAGGAATCCCTGACACATTGTCTGTCTTTGTTGTGATCTACTTTCTAGGTGATGTTGCATGTAATCTCATAGTTTATTGTTCTAGAGTGGTTAGAAGAGTTTCCTTATGTTACGTATCCCTCTCGAGTATTTTCCAGGCATTCTCAATAAAATGCAGTAATTCTAACTCAGTACAGCCCAAAATCAGAGATCCTAAGATCATTGGTTGTTCCTTGAGCCTGATCTGGTCCTTGCAACTCCTACTAAATGCCTGCATTCCCATGGTTGTGACATCAGGGGAGCAAGACATCTGGCTGGGTTCTGAGATTCTGTGTACTGTGCCCTTATGGACACCGACAACCTATGCCAGCCGTTGTTCGTATCCCTGTTGCCCTCCACTGACGGGTCGTGTGCGGGACTCCTGGTGTGGGAGGGCGGCTGCATGGTACTTGTGCTGTGGAAGCACAAGGTGAAGAGACCACCCCAATCACATATCGCTGTGTCTTCTGCTGTGACCCGATAACAGCGCCACCCAGATCATCCTTCTTCTTGGGAGTATCTTTATGCTATTATACCTAAACTCTCCCATCCCTACTTTGtatttgtctgtttttatgtGCCCACTGTGTGGCTGATCCATGCCAAAGTGTCAATGTCTGCATGTTTTCTGCCCCTTCCTGCCCCTCACCCATTGTTTCTAAGCTCTGTTGTGCTTGTTCACACAAGACAACACAGAAACGACACGCACTCAGAGAGCTCTAGAATGCTCCATTTACTTTCTGACGCTGTTCTGTCATTCCATCATGTTCTCTGCATGAATCATATGCATTAGCCACCCGTTCTAAACAGAATTCATGCCTATCATTACCGTATTATATTCTTCATGCCAGGCCATAGCTAAAGCAGTGTGCAAATTGCTGCCAATAGTTTCCATGGAGAACTTTGAACtactaataaaatttaaactctAGTGCTGAATATATTATAACAATCATGCTCAGAATATTAATGTGGGATTTTCAGTCAAACGTTTCTTGGATTAACAAAGGTTAACCACAGCATGTCTGTAACTACATTATCATTGTAAGGTGTCTAAAGAGTCAAATTGAGTTTCAAGTCCATCCAGCTAAAAGCAACATGAACCAAGCTTGGCCTAGAGTCAAAGTGGCCTGGGCAGGATCACTATGTGCACAATGGATAGACTCCATGTGATATTTAGCTTTGGAATACAACTATACTTCTTAAATGTTAAGGTCCAAAGTTGGGTGCAGTAACATTAATttgtcatattatttatttattattatacatttggggggggggtca carries:
- the LOC101595712 gene encoding vomeronasal type-1 receptor 4-like, encoding MDSRDMTVGVIFLFQTALGILGNSACLSLFFLADFTRSKVKPTDLIVKHLNWANLMVLLLKGVPQTMAAFGMSYFLDDILCKLIFYFHRVARGVSLGSTSLLSVFQVITISPSNSMWVQLKVRANTTFIWSGLGLWWALQLLANIAIPMRVTDLLSARNLTGSRDYVYCATVDPGTKINMYVVLLASTDAMCLGLMALSSGSMVLILTKHRQRVQHIHSSQIPRSSPEARATHSILTIVSSFVLFYTISLILTMYLTYYDGRNRWLVNANVAMSACFPALCPFLLISQYTAISNLCCVESYKKTVCPCVVIEL